A genomic stretch from Anopheles nili chromosome X, idAnoNiliSN_F5_01, whole genome shotgun sequence includes:
- the LOC128728791 gene encoding uncharacterized protein LOC128728791, giving the protein MSKVPIRDPTIKIVPSKELRKFIGCTLEISPSTPSSIRDIHTAFNTSKKGKPAIKLGTKSRDKFTEGTGKFTERELSLIRKLVTDDKNVHGLEYTSFPVQEDQIADSQPNGTLLTRSDINWLYAMLNQMRETDQTVPFLHELLSGSTIRLPENPTQERNPELEARCQRLRKEQADREYQRMTKNVDSVRKHMPEDTISYQMKQINRHMVAVAQFLFSVAAGFAFGFIGVELIVGQLDFGFRLLLGIIIALIIALAEIYFLAKKLNEEYELPPPPALVSKERPPNELKTGPIIRSSVTSGKEHHE; this is encoded by the exons ATGAGTAAAGTACCAATTCGAGATCCAACCATAAAAATCGTACCATCTAAGGAGCTGCGAAAGTTCATTGGCTGCACACTGGAAATATCCCCATCAACGCCCTCTTCGATACGGGACATTCATACCGCATTCAATACAAGCAAGAAAGGCAAACCTGCCATCAAATTGGGCACCAAAAGTCGCGACAAATTTACGGAAGGAACCGGGAAGTTTACCGAAAGAGAGCTCAGTCTTATAAGAAAATTGGTAACCGACGATAAGAATGTCCATGGGCTCGAATACACCAGCTTTCCGGTACAAGAAGACCAAATAGCGGACTCGCAACCCAATGGGACACTATTAACCCGCAGTGATATAAATTGGCTTTATGCAATGCTGAACCAAATGCGTGAGACTGACCAAACTGTCCCGTTTCTACATGAGCTATTAAGCGGAAGCACGATTCGGTTACCAGAGAATCCCACACAGGAACGGAATCCGGAACTTGAGGCGCGTTGCCAGCGGTTGAGAAAGGAGCAAGCGGACCGAGAGTACCAGCGGATGACGAAAAATGTCGACAGTGTCCGTAAGCACATGCCAGAGGACACGATAAGCTATCAAA TGAAGCAGATCAATCGGCATATGGTTGCGGTGGCCCAATTCTTGTTTTCCGTTGCTGCTGGTTTCGCTTTCGGATTTATAGGTGTCGAGTTGATAGTCGGGCAGCTGGATTTCGGCTTTCGTTTGCTGTTAGGCATTATTATTGCGCTGATTATCGCACTGGCGGAGATCTATTTCTTGGCGAAAAAACTAAATGAAGAATACGAATTACCGCCGCCACCAGCGCTTGTCTCTAAGGAAAGGCCACCCAATGAACTGAAGACAGGACCCATAATTCGTTCGTCTGTTACCAGCGGCAAGGAGCACCACGAATAA
- the LOC128729174 gene encoding fatty acid hydroxylase domain-containing protein 2-like, translating to MDTILNVSAQIGSVVDQKWNSLLDVIGDDPDFLYPWALTLYVHTFFWLVGGLFVLMDITNKPAFLRRYKTQPGRNEPVAWSDLLRVMKTILFNQTVVGIPLTYVGYHATIKGSVPDVRVLPGFGVILRDLVVCVIFSEIGFYYVHRFLHIKPLYRMIHKRHHEWTAPFAWTAMYCHPIEHIISNMIPPMIGIQLMKAHIFTTAIWFPLVIFNTIRDHCGYHLPLFPSSEYHDYHHAKFTECFGTFGYLDWLHGTDTKFRQSKQHQRHRTLWGLRSARELFPDS from the exons ATGGATACGATCCTGAACGTTAGCGCCCAAATTGGGTCAGTGGTGGATCAAAAGTGGAACTCCCTGCTAGACGTAATCG GTGACGATCCAGATTTCCTCTACCCGTGGGCGTTGACGCTCTACGTGCACACGTTCTTCTGGCTCGTTGGCGGGTTGTTCGTGCTGATGGACATCACCAACAAGCCGGCGTTTTTGCGGCGCTACAAAACGCAACCGGGCCGGAACGAACCTGTCGCGTGGTCTGACCTCCTGCGGGTGATGAAGACGATCCTGTTCAACCAGACCGTGGTCGGGATCCCACTGACGTACGTCGGGTATCACGCCACCATCAAGGGTTCCGTGCCGGACGTACGCGTGCTACCCGGCTTCGGTGTGATCCTGCGTGATCTGGTCGTTTGCGTGATCTTCTCCGAGATTGGGTTCTACTACGTGCACAGGTTCCTTCACATCAAGCCACTCTACAGGATGATCCACAAGCGGCACCACGAGTGGACGGCCCCGTTCGCCTGGACCGCTATGTACTGTCACCCGATCGAGCACATCATCAGTAACATGATACCGCCGATGATCGGCATTCAGCTGATGAAGGCGCACATCTTCACCACCGCGATCTGGTTCCCGCTTGTCATCTTCAACACGATACGTGATCATTGTGGCTATCATCTGCCGCTGTTTCCGAGCTCCGAGTACCATGATTACCACCACGCAAA GTTTACGGAGTGTTTCGGGACGTTCGGGTATCTTGACTGGTTGCATGGGACGGACACGAAATTTCGCCAATCAAAGCAACATCAGCGCCACCGCACGTTGTGGGGTCTTCGCTCAGCTCGGGAGCTGTTCCCGGATAGTTGA
- the LOC128728370 gene encoding trafficking protein particle complex subunit 1, whose protein sequence is MTIYNLYIFDKLGTLMYYSEWNRLKQSGITKDEEAKLMYGMLFSIKSFVSKISPVEPREGFLYYKTNKYALHYLEVPSGLKLVLNTDNTSTGIREFLQNIYTKIWVEYVVRNPLWTIGTPVSSDIFKAKLDEFVKQSPLYGSKII, encoded by the exons ATGACTATTTACAATTTGTACATCTTCGATAAACTGGGTACACTGATGTACTATAGTGAATGGAACCGTTTGAAGCAATCGGGCATCACGAAAGATGAG GAAGCTAAGCTCATGTATGGCATGctgttttccatcaaatctTTCGTCAGCAAAATATCACCCGTTGAACCGAGAGAGGGATTCTTGtactacaaaacaaacaaatatgcaCTACACTACCTAGAAGTTCCCTCCGGGTTGAAGTTGGTGTTGAACACGGACAACACATCGACCGGAATCCGGGagtttttgcaaaatatttatacGAAG ATTTGGGTAGAGTACGTCGTGCGCAACCCGCTATGGACAATTGGAACGCCGGTTTCGTCCGACATATTCAAGGCGAAGCTGGACGAGTTTGTGAAACAGTCGCCGCTCTATGGCTCGAAAATTATTTAA
- the LOC128728279 gene encoding protein YIPF5 homolog: MDGQNDEQFWATPTNQQQNMYDGFSDKSQVLDFQSFDQSGHPVYWNGDYSASQNTDQQYPDPSTPGGAGDPFGTMQQQSSFNQVPSIFTPGYGGDSNVGTEPGMGIDPTEFDEPPLLDELEIYPRRIMEKSLAVLNPFQGPGALVDSSDYLFKETDLAGPITFCLTLAACLSISDSKAQFGYIYGLSAISVLMMFCLITLMCNVVESHVTLSAVASVLGYSILPIVFLSMIGVFARLDNFYGMVVGGAAILLATMSSSRMFCTMTGDPHQRYLVAYPCALLFATFSLLVLF, from the coding sequence ATGGACGGGCAAAACGACGAGCAGTTTTGGGCAACTCCTACCAATCAACAACAGAACATGTACGATGGATTTTCCGATAAGTCGCAAGTGCTCGATTTCCAATCGTTCGATCAATCCGGCCATCCCGTCTATTGGAATGGCGATTACTCGGCTTCGCAGAACACAGACCAGCAGTATCCCGATCCATCCACGCCCGGAGGTGCTGGCGATCCGTTCGGAACGATGCAGCAACAGTCGTCCTTCAATCAAGTTCCGTCGATATTCACACCTGGCTACGGTGGAGATAGCAATGTTGGGACTGAACCCGGCATGGGCATCGATCCGACAGAATTTGACGAACCGCCGCTGCTGGACGAGCTGGAGATCTATCCGCGCCGTATCATGGAAAAATCGCTCGCCGTGCTGAACCCGTTCCAGGGTCCGGGTGCCCTCGTCGACAGCTCGGACTACTTGTTCAAGGAAACGGACCTGGCGGGACCGATCACATTTTGTTTGACCCTCGCCGCTTGTTTGTCGATTTCCGACAGCAAAGCCCAGTTTGGCTACATTTATGGTCTGTCCGCCATTTCCGTACTCATGATGTTTTGTCTCATAACGCTTATGTGCAACGTCGTTGAATCACACGTAACGCTTTCGGCCGTAGCTAGTGTTCTCGGGTACAGCATTCTGCCGATCGTGTTTTTGTCCATGATAGGGGTGTTTGCTAGGCTGGATAATTTCTACGGCATGGTGGTGGGAGGGGCTGCCATCCTGCTTGCCACGATGAGCTCGAGTAGGATGTTTTGCACCATGACGGGTGATCCGCATCAGCGGTACTTGGTGGCGTATCCATGTGCGTTACTGTTTGCGACCTTTTCGCtgctagttttattttaa
- the LOC128728369 gene encoding lysosomal Pro-X carboxypeptidase, with product MTAALWVALILGLSSVHHGAFAYEFQTKTIDVPIDHFTFTNEGTFKLRYLINDTYAKSNDPSSPIFFYAGNEGDIELFAQNTGLMWELAPKFQATLLFAEHRFYGHSLPFGNASYDSPKNLGYLTSEQALADFALLLRTLNPVNGTTKSRPVVAFGGSYGGMLAAWFRIKYPHLVVGAIAASAPIRQFQGVTPCGIFNQILSSVFNLAYKPECVANIRRSWVTLQNYSTTADGLRMLNEKFKFCTNVTKASDVTETFFEYLTDVYGNLAMINYPYESNFLAPVPAYPVREFCGRLDQNYTGTELLDRLHSALSIYYNYDGKATCLNINSSYDGSGIGDRGWDFQACTEMVMPMCADGVSDMFPPQPWNMEEYSEKCFKKYGVHPRPQNALLHYGGEFLDRSITNIVFSNGLLDPWSGGGVLRSNNDNIKIVLIPEGAHHIDLRASNPQDPASVKRARAEHATNIRKWLDGYRMLKKAY from the exons ATGACAGCTGCGTTATGGGTCGCGCTTATCTTGGGGCTATCATCAGTTCACCATGGTGCCTTCGCTTACGAGTTTCAAACTAAAACAATCGACGTGCCCATCGATCATTTCACATTTACGAACGAGGGAACGTTCAAGCTGAG ATACCTGATCAACGACACGTACGCGAAGAGCAATGATCCAAGTAGCCCGATCTTCTTCTACGCCGGTAACGAGGGTGACATTGAATTGTTCGCCCAAAACACCGGCCTCATGTGGGAGCTGGCACCAAAGTTCCAGGCCACGCTGCTGTTCGCCGAGCACCGATTTTACGGGCATTCCCTGCCGTTTGGTAACGCGTCGTATGACTCCCCGAAGAACCTCGGATACCTAACGTCGGAACAGGCGCTGGCTGATTTTGCGTTGCTATTGCGTACTTTAAACCCTGTTAATGGCACGACCAAATCGCGGCCGGTCGTCGCGTTTGGTGGCTCATACGGTGGTATGTTGGCCGCTTGGTTCCGCATCAAGTACCCGCATTTGGTTGTGGGTGCAATCGCTGCCTCGGCCCCGATCCGGCAGTTTCAGGGCGTGACACCGTGTGGCATTTTTAACCAGATCCTTTCGTCCGTGTTCAACCTTGCGTACAAGCCGGAATGCGTGGCGAACATTCGGCGATCCTGGGTGACGCTGCAAAACTACTCGACCACCGCCGACGGGCTGCGCATGCTGAATGAAAAGTTCAAATTCTGCACCAACGTCACGAAGGCAAGCGATGTAACAGAGACGTTCTTCGAGTACTTGACGGATGTGTATGGTAATCTAGCGATGATTAACTACCCGTACGAGTCGAACTTTCTCGCACCGGTTCCAGCATATCCGGTGCGGGAGTTTTGCGGCCGGCTGGACCAGAACTACACCGGTACGGAGCTGCTCGATCGGTTGCATTCCGCACTTAGCATCTATTACAATTACGACGGCAAGGCAACCTGTTTGAATATTAATTCGTCGTACGACGGCAGCGGCATTGGCGATCGGGGCTGGGATTTTCAGGCTTGTACCGAGATGGTGATGCCGATGTGCGCGGATGGTGTCAGCGATATGTTCCCACCACAACCCTGGAATATGGAGGAATACTCGGAAAAATGCTTCAAGAAATACGGCGTCCATCCACGTCCTCAAAATGCACTTCTCCACTATGGCGGCGAGTTTCTCGA TCGCAGCATTACCAACATCGTATTCAGCAATGGGTTGCTTGATCCGTGGTCTGGCGGTGGTGTGTTGCGCTCAAATAACGATAACATCAAGATCGTCCTAATCCCAGAGGGTGCCCACCATATTGATCTGCGTGCGTCAAACCCTCAGGATCCGGCTTCAGTAAAGCGTGCGCGGGCAGAGCACGCAACCAACATCCGTAAGTGGCTCGATGGATACCGGATGCTGAAGAAGGCATACTaa
- the LOC128728871 gene encoding 39S ribosomal protein L9, mitochondrial: protein MLGNVVKMLRSTSLCPSQTVLLQSTRNTFVLKRRTPPNLYKKNQKPGKLRGRHYVYDLIEDTTVIKKPNLEVVLTTFVEGIGSKGEVVSLKPNIAYNKLLLPGLAVYKTPENVAKYAMEKDEKEAEVHSSAYAQRTVNKLQSMVLAVVMNKDHPWVIEPWHIKVSLRKAGYYVPESAITLPKTPITGPDLLKQNKEFVCTVTINNLEKASVRCRIHHWSTIPSERLPYVVDHWKMDAEPLFGDGGVSESGSTTHNELKD from the exons ATGCTAGGCAACGTGGTGAAAATGTTGAGAAGCACATCGCTCTGCCCTTCGCAAACTGTGCTATTGCAGTCCACCAGA AACACATTCGTGCTAAAGCGTCGTACTCCACCAAACCTGTacaagaaaaaccaaaaaccgggTAAACTACGAGGTCGACATTATGTATACGATCTGATTGAGGATACCACCGTTATTAAGAAGCCCAACCTGGAGGTAGTGCTTACTACGTTCGTCGAGGGAATAGGTTCCAAGGGCGAAGTTGTTTCACTAAAGCCAAACATTGCCTACAACAAACTGCTTCTTCCCGGCTTAGCCGTTTACAAAACACCAGAAAACGTTGCTAAATATGCTATGGAAAAGGAtgagaaggaagcggaagtACACAGCTCTGCGTATGCACAAAGG ACGGTGAACAAGCTGCAAAGCATGGTATTAGCAGTGGTGATGAACAAGGACCACCCCTGGGTTATCGAGCCATGGCATATTAAAGTGTCTCTTCGCAAAGCCGGATACTATGTTCCGGAAAGTGCCATCACGCTCCCTAAGACACCTATCACAGGGCCGGATcttttgaagcaaaacaaagaatTTGTGTGCACGGTCACGATAAACAATCTTGAGAAGGCGAGTGTTCGTTGCCGAATACATCACTGGAGCACGATTCCTAGCGAGCGGTTGCCTTATGTGGTCGACCATTGGAAAATGGATGCAGAACCACTGTttggcgatggtggcgtttCTGAGTCAGGGTCAACCACACATAATGAACTTAAAGATTAA
- the LOC128728280 gene encoding transmembrane emp24 domain-containing protein 7 — protein sequence MTKSKPRQKPVWSFAIILLISLCLLIPTANSVELTFELPENARECFHEEIQKNQTATLEFQVVSGGKYDVDVTLESPTSEVIYRQIKTQFDSHQFVAAASGIYTACFSNEFSTFSHKIVYMDFQVGEEQPLPGIEEHATVLTQLQHSSQEIHKGLNAILDYQTHHRLREAQGRKRAEDLNERVLWWSLMETVAVLVIAIGQVLVLRNFFSEKKPSQMNYPLIK from the exons ATGACTAAAAGCAAACCTCGCCAGAAGCCAGTGTGGAGTTTCGCTATTATTTTGCTCATTTCGCTTTGCCTGCTGATCCCCACAGCAAATAGTGTAGAGCTCACGTTCGAGCTGCCGGAAAACGCGAGAGAATGTTTCCACGAAGAAATCCAAAAGAACCAGACGGCGACCCTAGAATTTCAG GTTGTCAGTGGAGGAAAATATGATGTTGATGTTACACTGGAGAGTCCTACAAGCGAAGTTATTTACCGTCAAATCAAAACTCAGTTTGACTCCCATCAATTCGTGGCTGCG GCTTCCGGCATTTATACGGCCTGCTTCAGCAatgagttttccacgttctcCCACAAAATTGTCTACATGGACTTCCAAGTAGGAGAGGAGCAGCCATTACCAGGCATCGAGGAGCACGCAACCGTGCTGACTCAGCTGCAACATTCGTCCCAGGAAATCCATAAAGGGTTGAACGCGATTCTCGACTACCAAACCCATCACCGTTTGCGAGAGGCACAAG GCCGAAAGCGTGCTGAAGATTTGAACGAACGTGTGCTGTGGTGGTCACTGATGGAAACCGTCGCCGTCCTAGTAATAGCCATCGGGCAAGTGTTGGTGCTACGAAACTTCTTTTCAGAAAAGAAGCCTAGCCAAATGAACTACCcgctaataaaataa
- the LOC128728601 gene encoding diacylglycerol lipase-alpha gives MPGIVVFQRRWSVGSDDLVVPGLFLLVIHFIWLVVLLVMTLTFHFDRTEHCILQLWYFQLGYMVLLAVCMCLELSICVISMRGSILDTEPRASMQYLLYARVLLMLVDISLLTLGIIWLRDNYITCPAEEPKEVVLAAIACNLFVILSMITTVWCTFDPAGRSWVKMKKYQRSMRESESRFNYKRSGSRSRNWRQRKVIRAYQDSWDHRCRLLFCCMGNSDRSRNSFTDIARLLSDFFRDLDVVPSDVVAGLVLLRKFQKLERDVIVRQQKNGTHKFLSGVPITATTQFLALNDSRDYDHFQAVIRYMYFALGAYGWPMYLMSHSSTGVCQLASELRYCFCRRNTVDVVDDNCCFCNYAALKKMLELGEVEVIYATYHVDIAETPFFVAIDYNYNKIVISIRGTLSMKDVLTDLNAEGEPLPLNPPREDWLGHKGMVQAAIYIKQKLEEENLIQRALKHNPARGTQGFGLILVGHSLGAGTAAILAILMKQEYDVLHCYSYSPPGGLLSMPAVEYSKSFITSVVVGKDVVPRIGLYQMEALRADLINAIQRSIDPKWKTIACSVICCCCGPEPTSVMMMSTKDSNVQRYKQDRNSARQSTVHPNDNSIALTLHHPLYPPGRIIHIVRHHPVQEEQMLKKRDPVYQAIWADNKDFDEVLISPVMIQDHMPDTVLAALEKVVASIGPQKPHRQFISANRPIPPDAGDGSVATGDQPTVSEPPQPNLASPVAQHKICLETSFTNMQLLQLYRGESLHPSAAGGQPPADVSKASSIADSVLGQRSAQSSLVDDSGIPKSLSGPSEVTTVILAEVQNAAAPAPAAATRVPSVTSGSAGKTLNFIASANPTRNDMYLMFQPTTPAGSVPQPPLFNRSDNLSLGVTRRNSYEVQKVDLIHDDWFGMAPLASPESLSELSSISSRASMSICMAGGPDKGMENGKDPRAGRSLDRSGDLLGAESQLHTPKVLRRTPKVSGNLSTCAEDARTIYQYKRMGKIFVLNHPSSGSSTTLDSYDNEQAAVNVQEENGLLATISEKDIPPLATGVTDVFADPSRTIKMAADASGSVSESTGTSASDAGVLATRCTSTCPTCPCRSAPSGTCCQKFNHRECYNYKYTSFNVFKFSKPSQSAAPPPFRTDNEDNNKAFPGQAIPAAASGSIKAGLLESHFPVFYGKGDSDETGPSKDLAEQAGSPPLTARSCKPLVPIKLTAACEPTAGYGGVPETRSDTLPLLVNLTEHSSPNGGFGRRKNTVHPTDRKIIVVDGFNPVGGGDGGESQGATVSSYTSLTPKHLQQSSKNESNV, from the exons ATGCCTGGTATAGTTGTGTTTCAACGGCGGTGGTCCGTAGGATCGGACGATCTCGTAGTTCCTGGGCTGTTCTTGCTTGTCATACATTTCATATG GCTCGTCGTGCTCTTGGTGATGACGCTAACATTCCATTTTGACCGAACGGAACATTGCATTCTACAGCTTTGGTACTTCCAGCTCGGTTACATGGTACTGCTGGCAG TATGCATGTGCTTGGAGCTATCCATTTGCGTCATTTCAATGCGTGGCAGCATCCTAGACACCGAGCCACGTGCTTCCATGCAGTACCTTCTGTACGCTCGCGTGCTGCTAATGCTAGTCGACATCAGCCTGCTGACGCTAGGTATCATTTGGCTACGAGACAACTACATCACGTGTCCTGCGGAGGAACCAAAGGAGGTGGTGTTGGCCGCAATCGCCTGCAACCTGTTCGTGATTCTGAGCATGATCACCACCGTCTGGTGCACGTTCGATCCGGCCGGTCGATCGTGGGTGAAGATGAAGAAGTACCAACGTTCGATGCGAGAATCCGAGTCCCGGTTTAACTACAAACGAAGTGGCAGCCGTAGTCGAAACTGGCGTCAGCGAAAAGTGATCCGTGCTTACCAGGATAGCTGGGATCATCGGTGTCGGTTGCTGTTCTGCTGCATGGGCAACAGCGATCGTAGTCGCAACTCGTTCACGGACATCGCCCGGTtgttgagtgatttttttcgCGACCTGGATGTAGTACCGTCGGATGTGGTGGCTGGTTTAGTTCTGCTCCGGAAGTTCCAGAAGCTCGAGCGCGATGTTATAGTCCGACAG caaaaaaatggcacgcaTAAGTTTTTGTCTGGTGTACCTATTACCGCAACTACCCAGTTTCTAGCACTTAACGATTCCAGAGATTACGATCATTTCCAG GCGGTTATTCGCTACATGTATTTCGCGCTAGGTGCATATGGCTGGCCCATGTACCTGATGAGCCACTCGAGCACCGGCGTGTGTCAATTGGCTTCCGAATTGCGATACTGCTTTTGCAGGCGTAACACCGTTGATGTTGTGGATGATAATTGCTGCTTCTGCAACTACGCTGCATTAAAAAAGATGCTCGAGTTGGGTGAG GTGGAGGTGATCTATGCAACATATCACGTCGATATCGCCGAAACGCCTTTCTTCGTTGCGATCGATTACAACTATAACAAAATCGTCATCAGCATCCGGGGCACGCTCAGCATGAAGGATGTGCTTACCGATCTGAACGCGGAAGGCGAGCCGCTTCCATTAAATCCACCTCGCGAGGACTGGCTTGGTCACAAGGGCATGGTACAGGCGGCTATCTATATCAAGCAGAAGCTGGAAGAAGAGAACCTCATCCAACGTGCTCTTAAACACAACCCTGCACGGGGAACGCAGGGTTTCGGCCTGATACTGGTAGGCCATTCGCTCGGTGCCGGTACAGCAGCCATTCTGGCCATCCTGATGAAGCAGGAGTACGATGTGTTACACTGTTACAGTTACTCGCCACCGGGTGGGCTTCTAAG CATGCCCGCGGTGGAGTACAGCAAATCATTCATCACCTCAGTCGTGGTGGGAAAAGATGTTGTGCCACGGATCGGGCTCTACCAGATGGAAGCTCTGCGAGCCGACCTGATCAACGCGATTCAGCGCAGCATCGACCCAAAGTGGAAAACGATCGCCTGCTCCGTgatctgttgctgctgtggccCCGAGCCAACGTCCGTCATGATGATGTCGACTAAGGACTCGAACGTCCAGCGGTACAAACAGGACCGCAACAGCGCCCGCCAGAGCACTGTGCACCCAAACGACAACTCAATCGCACTAACTCTGCATCATCCGCTTTATCCGCCCGGTCGTATCATACATATCGTCCGACACCATCCAGTTCAAGAAGA ACAAATGCTGAAAAAACGTGATCCTGTGTATCAAGCTATTTGGGCTGACAATAAAGATTTCGACGAAGTTCTTATTTCACCGGTCATGATTCAGGATCACATGCCTGATACGGTACTGGCAGCTCTCGAGAAG GTCGTGGCGTCGATCGGGCCACAAAAACCTCATCGGCAGTTCATCAGTGCGAACCGTCCGATCCCGCCGGATGCTGGCGACGGCTCAGTGGCCACCGGAGACCAGCCAACCGTAAGCGAACCCCCACAACCCAATCTCGCCTCACCTGTCGCACAACATAAGATCTGTCTGGAAACTTCTTTCACCAACATGCAACTGCTGCAGCTGTACCGCGGCGAGTCCTTGCACCCGTCAGCAGCCGGTGGTCAACCGCCCGCGGACGTGTCGAAAGCCTCCTCAATCGCGGACAGCGTGCTCGGGCAGCGCAGCGCCCAGTCCAGCCTGGTGGACGACAGCGGCATCCCCAAGAGCCTCTCCGGACCGAGCGAGGTGACAACTGTGATCTTAGCGGAAGTACAAAACGCGGCAGCGCCGGCACCGGCGGCCGCCACCCGTGTTCCTTCGGTTACCAGCGGCAGCGCCGGGAAGACgttgaattttatcgcctCGGCCAATCCTACGCGGAACGATATGTACCTCATGTTTCAACCTACCACACCGGCCGGCTCGGTGCCCCAGCCGCCGCTGTTCAACCGCTCCGACAACCTGTCCCTGGGCGTTACCCGGCGCAACTCGTACGAGGTACAAAAGGTGGACCTGATACACGACGATTGGTTCGGTATGGCGCCGCTCGCCAGCCCGGAAAGCCTGTCCGAGCTGTCCAGCATCAGTTCGCGCGCGAGCATGTCCATCTGCATGGCCGGCGGGCCGGATAAGGgcatggaaaatgggaaggaTCCCCGTGCGGggcgatcgctcgatcggagTGGTGATCTTCTTGGTGCCGAATCGCAACTCCACACACCGAAGGTGCTCCGGCGGACACCGAAAGTAAGCGGCAACCTGTCCACGTGCGCGGAAGACGCACGCACCATCTACCAGTACAAGCGGATGGGGAAAATCTTCGTGCTCAACCACCCGTCGTCAGGATCAAGCACCACGCTTGACAGCTACGACAACGAACAGGCGGCTGTGAATGTGCAGGAAGAGAATGGTTTGCTTGCCACCATTAGTGAGAAGGACATTCCGCCACTCGCAACCGGTGTGACGGATGTGTTCGCTGATCCAAGCAGGACTATCAAAATGGCAGCAGATGCGAGTGGTAGCGTCAGCGAGAGCACGGGAACATCCGCCAGTGATGCGGGTGTCCTGGCGACTCGGTGTACCTCGACCTGCCCAACGTGTCCGTGTCGCAGCGCACCTTCCGGAACGTGCTGCCAGAAGTTCAACCACCGAGAGTGTTATAACTACAAATACACGTCGTTTAATGTCTTCAAGTTTAGCAAACCAAGTCAATCGGCAGCGCCACCACCATTCCGGACAGACAATGAGGACAATAATAAAGCTTTTCCCGGCCAAGCGATACCCGCAGCAGCGTCTGGCTCGATCAAGGCCGGTCTGCTGGAGTCGCACTTTCCCGTCTTTTACGGGAAAGGCGACAGCGACGAGACTGGCCCCTCGAAGGACCTTGCCGAGCAGGCCGGCTCACCGCCGCTAACGGCCAGATCCTGCAAACCTCTGGTCCCGATCAAGTTGACAGCGGCTTGTGAACCTACAGCCGGTTATGGCGGTGTGCCAGAGACGCGAAGTGACACGTTGCCGCTGCTCGTGAACCTCACGGAACACTCCTCACCGAATGGGGGTTTTGGTAGGAGGAAAAACACCGTCCACCCGACGGATCGGAAAATTATCGTCGTTGATGGGTTCaatccggtgggtggtggggatgGTGGAGAGTCCCAGGGTGCCACGGTTAGTTCGTACACCTCGCTAACACCAAAACACCTGCAACAGTCGAGCAAAAATGAGAGCAACGTGTaa
- the LOC128728792 gene encoding glutathione S-transferase 1-1 gives MKLYAVSDGPPSLAVRMALEALNIPYEHISVDYGKAEHMTDEYEKMNPQKEIPVLDDGGFFLSESNAILQYLCETYASSGELYPKDPKERAVVNHRLCFNLAFLYPQISAYVMAPIFFDYQRTDMGLKKLNIALAAFETYLKRAGTKYAAGDSLTIADFPLVTSVMCLEAIAFNIGEKYPTIQQWYTGFKNAHPTLWAITAKGMAEIAEFEKNPPDLTGMVHPIHPIRKVGTK, from the exons ATGAAGCTGTACGCGGTATCTGACGGTCCCCCATCTTTGGCCGTTCGTATGGCCCTGGAGGCTCTCAATATTCCCTATGAGCACATCAGCGTTGATTACGGCAAAGCCGAACATATGACCGACGAGTATGAGAAG ATGAACCCGCAGAAAGAAATTCCGGTGTTGGACGATGGCGGATTCTTCCTGAGCGAAAGCAACGCCATTTTGCAGTACCTTTGCGAAACGTATGCCTCCTCGGGCGAGCTGTATCCGAAGGACCCGAAGGAACGCGCCGTGGTGAACCATCGGCTGTGCTTTAACCTAGCGTTCCTTTATCCGCAAATATCGGCCTACGTTATGGCGCCGATTTTCTTCGACTACCAACGCACGGATATGGGTTTGAAGAAGCTTAATATAGCGTTGGCTGCTTTCGAAACGTACTTGAAGCGCGCCGGTACGAAGTATGCTGCTGGCGATTCTCTCACGATCGCCGACTTCCCGCTGGTTACGTCGGTAATGTGCCTGGAAGCGATCGCGTTCAACATCGGTGAGAAGTATCCGACTATTCAGCAGTGGTACACTGGGTTCAAGAATGCTCATCCGACCCTGTGGGCCATCACGGCAAAGGGCATGGCAGAGATTGCCGAGTTTGAGAAGAACCCGCCGGACCTTACCGGAATGGTACACCCGATCCATCCGATTAGAAAGGTgggaacaaaataa